In a genomic window of Gopherus evgoodei ecotype Sinaloan lineage chromosome 14, rGopEvg1_v1.p, whole genome shotgun sequence:
- the EIF2S2 gene encoding eukaryotic translation initiation factor 2 subunit 2 isoform X1, protein MSGDEMIFDPTMSKKKKKKKKPFVLDEEGGETQAEETQLSETKEVEPEPTEDKNIEADEEDSRKKDASDDLDDLNFFNQKKKKKKTKKMFDIDEAEEGIKDLKIEGDFQELVEPEDDLDIMLGNKKKKKKNMKFPDEDEILEKDEALEDEDSKKDDGISFSFHTGPAWAGSERDYTYDELLNRVFNIMREKNPDMVAGEKRKFVMKPPQVVRVGTKKTSFVNFTDICKLLHRQPKHLLAFLLAELGTSGSIDGNNQLVIKGRFQQKQIENVLRRYIKEYVTCHTCRSPDTILQKDTRLYFLQCETCHSRCSVASIKTGFQAVTGKRAQLRAKAN, encoded by the exons ATGATTTTTGATCCCACTAtgagcaagaagaagaagaaaaagaagaagccCTTCGTGCTGGATGAAGAAGGAGGAGAGACACAAGCAGAAGAGACACAGTTATCAGAAACAAAGGAGGTGGAACCAGAACCAACAGAGGACAAAAATATAGAAGCTGATGAAGAGGACAGTAGGAAGAAAG ATGCATCAGATGATCTGGATGACTTAAACTTCTTcaaccaaaagaaaaagaagaagaaaacaaaaaagatgtTTGATATAGATGAAGCAGAAGAGGGTATAAAG gaTTTAAAAATTGAAGGTGATTTCCAAGAGCTGGTGGAACCAGAAGATGACCTTGATATCATGCTTggcaacaaaaagaaaaagaagaagaatatgAAGTTTCCAGATGAAGATGAAATATTGGAAAAGGATGAAG CTCTGGAGGATGAAGACAGCAAAAAAGATGATGGAATTTCTTTTAGCTTTCATACTGGACCTGCATGGGCAGGTTCAGAAAGGGACTACACGTACGATGAG TTGCTGAATCGAGTATTTAACATAATGCGGGAAAAGAATCCAGACATGGTAgctggagaaaaaagaaaattcgTCATGAAACCTCCACAGGTTGTAAGAGTAGGAACCAAGAAAACATCATTTGTCAACTTTACAGATATCTGTAAACT ATTGCATCGTCAGCCAAAACATCTCCTGGCATTTTTGTTGGCTGAATTGGGTACAAG tgGCTCAATAGATGGTAACAACCAACTTGTAATCAAAGGACGATTCCAACAAAAACAGATAGAAAATGTTTTGAGAAGATACATCA AGGAGTATGTTACCTGTCATACGTGTCGGTCACCAGACACAATTCTACAGAAGGACACAAGATTATATTTCTTGCAGTGTGAGACCTGCCATTCTCGCTGCTCTGTTGCCAGCATCAAAACTGGTTTCCAGGCTGTCACAGGCAAGAGAGCGCAGCTCCGTGCCAAAGCTAACTAG
- the EIF2S2 gene encoding eukaryotic translation initiation factor 2 subunit 2 isoform X2: MIFDPTMSKKKKKKKKPFVLDEEGGETQAEETQLSETKEVEPEPTEDKNIEADEEDSRKKDASDDLDDLNFFNQKKKKKKTKKMFDIDEAEEGIKDLKIEGDFQELVEPEDDLDIMLGNKKKKKKNMKFPDEDEILEKDEALEDEDSKKDDGISFSFHTGPAWAGSERDYTYDELLNRVFNIMREKNPDMVAGEKRKFVMKPPQVVRVGTKKTSFVNFTDICKLLHRQPKHLLAFLLAELGTSGSIDGNNQLVIKGRFQQKQIENVLRRYIKEYVTCHTCRSPDTILQKDTRLYFLQCETCHSRCSVASIKTGFQAVTGKRAQLRAKAN; this comes from the exons ATGATTTTTGATCCCACTAtgagcaagaagaagaagaaaaagaagaagccCTTCGTGCTGGATGAAGAAGGAGGAGAGACACAAGCAGAAGAGACACAGTTATCAGAAACAAAGGAGGTGGAACCAGAACCAACAGAGGACAAAAATATAGAAGCTGATGAAGAGGACAGTAGGAAGAAAG ATGCATCAGATGATCTGGATGACTTAAACTTCTTcaaccaaaagaaaaagaagaagaaaacaaaaaagatgtTTGATATAGATGAAGCAGAAGAGGGTATAAAG gaTTTAAAAATTGAAGGTGATTTCCAAGAGCTGGTGGAACCAGAAGATGACCTTGATATCATGCTTggcaacaaaaagaaaaagaagaagaatatgAAGTTTCCAGATGAAGATGAAATATTGGAAAAGGATGAAG CTCTGGAGGATGAAGACAGCAAAAAAGATGATGGAATTTCTTTTAGCTTTCATACTGGACCTGCATGGGCAGGTTCAGAAAGGGACTACACGTACGATGAG TTGCTGAATCGAGTATTTAACATAATGCGGGAAAAGAATCCAGACATGGTAgctggagaaaaaagaaaattcgTCATGAAACCTCCACAGGTTGTAAGAGTAGGAACCAAGAAAACATCATTTGTCAACTTTACAGATATCTGTAAACT ATTGCATCGTCAGCCAAAACATCTCCTGGCATTTTTGTTGGCTGAATTGGGTACAAG tgGCTCAATAGATGGTAACAACCAACTTGTAATCAAAGGACGATTCCAACAAAAACAGATAGAAAATGTTTTGAGAAGATACATCA AGGAGTATGTTACCTGTCATACGTGTCGGTCACCAGACACAATTCTACAGAAGGACACAAGATTATATTTCTTGCAGTGTGAGACCTGCCATTCTCGCTGCTCTGTTGCCAGCATCAAAACTGGTTTCCAGGCTGTCACAGGCAAGAGAGCGCAGCTCCGTGCCAAAGCTAACTAG